From a single bacterium genomic region:
- the amrB gene encoding AmmeMemoRadiSam system protein B codes for MATSNLREPIVAGQFYPADEASLRRELATYVVAAERKPYPGGLCPHAGYVYSGPTAGELFARLRVPAVVVLLGPKHHSAGAPYAVWPAGAWRTPLGDAPVNEDVAAALLEKCPLLEADEAAHLPEHSLEVVVPFVQYVNPDAAIVPVALGPMAAAAVRDTGAGVAAALEPFKQDAVVIVSSDMTHYESAASAERKDALAIERLKELDGEGLLEVVASHDISMCGVWPAAVALVALRALGASGGTLIRYATSAEASGDYGHVVGYAALAFA; via the coding sequence ATGGCAACGTCAAACCTTAGGGAACCTATCGTGGCGGGGCAATTCTACCCCGCGGACGAGGCGTCGCTCCGCCGCGAGCTGGCGACGTACGTCGTGGCCGCGGAGCGCAAGCCTTACCCGGGCGGCCTGTGCCCCCATGCCGGCTACGTCTATTCGGGCCCTACCGCGGGCGAGCTGTTCGCGCGGCTGCGCGTACCGGCGGTCGTCGTGCTGCTCGGGCCCAAGCACCACTCGGCGGGCGCGCCGTACGCGGTGTGGCCCGCGGGGGCGTGGCGGACGCCGTTGGGCGACGCGCCGGTGAACGAAGACGTGGCCGCGGCGCTGCTCGAGAAATGTCCCCTGCTGGAGGCGGACGAGGCCGCCCACCTTCCCGAACACTCGCTCGAGGTCGTCGTCCCGTTCGTGCAGTACGTCAATCCCGACGCGGCAATCGTCCCCGTCGCGCTGGGGCCGATGGCGGCGGCGGCCGTCCGTGATACCGGCGCAGGGGTCGCGGCCGCGCTCGAGCCTTTTAAACAGGACGCCGTCGTAATCGTCTCGAGCGATATGACCCATTACGAGTCCGCGGCCTCGGCCGAACGCAAGGACGCCCTCGCCATAGAACGCCTGAAGGAGTTGGACGGCGAGGGTTTGTTGGAGGTCGTGGCCTCGCACGACATCTCGATGTGTGGCGTCTGGCCCGCGGCGGTGGCGCTGGTCGCGTTGCGGGCCCTGGGCGCTTCGGGCGGGACGCTGATTCGGTATGCCACGTCGGCGGAGGCGTCCGGCGACTACGGCCACGTCGTCGGCTACGCCGCGTTGGCCTTCGCGTGA
- a CDS encoding glycosyltransferase family 4 protein, with the protein MVHNYSSWGGNLATVLALCERLPARGFDVALAAPSTQPYATRFKDAGVPTFDAEVKSKYDVFTHRRYADLVKKEGFDVVHTHTRRADFVAALGGRLAGAATVSTQHGQINLDRRTLNEKRDFSARFYCFCLRNFFDRHVAVSAEIADELRERCRVPAAKVTHIPNGLEAAPFLEAARERLSFRHEIGAPRWAVVATVVASLDSKGHGDLLAAFAELLAEGLDVRLVVAGEGHWGLPVIRRAAAELGIAERVHILGFRDDIPRVLAGSDVFVLPTPSEGLSIAIMEAMAAALPVVATAVGGNPELLEPGKTGYLVPAGDVAALADALRELARDPVKRRAMGRAARSRVTLEFTADKMADRYAKLYEELLRKKGAEA; encoded by the coding sequence ATGGTTCACAATTACTCGTCGTGGGGCGGAAACCTCGCGACGGTGTTGGCGCTGTGCGAACGCTTGCCGGCGCGCGGCTTCGACGTCGCGCTCGCGGCCCCGAGCACCCAGCCGTACGCGACGCGTTTCAAAGACGCCGGCGTTCCCACTTTCGACGCCGAAGTCAAGAGCAAGTACGACGTGTTTACCCATCGCCGTTACGCCGATTTGGTAAAAAAGGAGGGCTTCGACGTAGTGCACACCCACACCCGGCGCGCCGACTTCGTCGCGGCCCTCGGCGGCCGGCTGGCGGGTGCGGCCACCGTGTCCACGCAGCACGGTCAAATTAACCTCGACCGCCGTACGTTGAATGAGAAACGGGATTTCTCGGCCAGGTTCTATTGTTTCTGTTTGAGGAATTTTTTCGATAGACACGTCGCGGTCTCGGCGGAGATAGCTGACGAGCTTCGCGAAAGGTGTCGCGTACCGGCGGCCAAAGTTACCCATATACCAAACGGCCTGGAGGCGGCGCCCTTCCTCGAGGCCGCGCGCGAGCGACTGTCGTTCCGACACGAGATCGGCGCGCCGCGCTGGGCGGTGGTCGCGACGGTGGTAGCGTCGCTCGATTCCAAAGGGCACGGCGACCTTCTGGCGGCGTTTGCGGAGCTGCTAGCCGAGGGCTTAGACGTACGACTCGTAGTGGCCGGGGAAGGGCATTGGGGCCTCCCCGTAATCCGCCGGGCCGCGGCGGAGTTGGGTATAGCCGAACGCGTCCATATACTCGGCTTCCGCGACGACATCCCGCGGGTCCTCGCGGGTTCGGACGTTTTCGTTTTGCCGACGCCGTCCGAAGGGTTGTCGATAGCGATTATGGAAGCTATGGCGGCAGCGCTGCCGGTGGTCGCGACGGCCGTGGGCGGCAACCCGGAACTGCTCGAGCCGGGCAAGACGGGTTACCTGGTTCCGGCGGGCGACGTCGCCGCGTTGGCAGACGCCTTGCGAGAGCTCGCCCGCGACCCGGTCAAGCGTAGGGCCATGGGCCGCGCGGCGCGGTCGCGCGTCACGCTCGAGTTCACGGCGGATAAGATGGCGGACCGGTACGCTAAATTATACGAAGAGCTCCTGCGAAAGAAGGGGGCCGAGGCGTGA